Proteins from a genomic interval of Arachis hypogaea cultivar Tifrunner chromosome 10, arahy.Tifrunner.gnm2.J5K5, whole genome shotgun sequence:
- the LOC112714726 gene encoding (3S,6E)-nerolidol synthase 1, with the protein MLLFKSNPYHHNQLCAMALHYSKWCFPTSFKKPHYVATKAHLSHANQWNILQQNQRTVFQDDISINHAQKLMELKHALLSENNNSLQGMQMIDAMQRLNVDYHFQEEIHSFLQRDYVVISTTFGHGGAFAHHHLHHLALSFRLFRQQGHFVPPEVFEKFRDKEGKFRQELLVGGGGDIVKGMMELYEASQISIKGEDMLDEAGEFSCKFLKERLAYLDNDDDEAKFVRSTIENPFHKSLPMFTARDFLRNFHGGMNNNNNEWFGSLKALAKMDFTLLQRLHQQEIIQISKWWTKLGLPNELQYARNQPLKWYIWSLACLSDPNFSEERIDLTKSISFIYIIDDIFDVYGTLDELTLFTDVVSRWDVTVADELPDYMRICFRVLYDLTNEISFKIYQKHGWDANNFLRNAWKRLCKAFLVEAKWFASGKSPSSEEYLKNGIISCGVHIVLVHIFFMLGEGLSSENVKIIDGIPDIISSSATILRLWDDLGNAEDENQEGNDGSYVDCLLMEQKGLARKEAREEVMNMINDAWKRLNQECFFENTFPKPFTKASLNLARMVPLMYTYDNHHSLPMLEPQVKSLLYDNSLFL; encoded by the exons ATGTTATTATTCAAATCCAATCCCTACCATCATAACCAATTGTGTGCCATGGCCCTCCATTATTCAAAATGGTGTTTCCCAACATCTTTCAAAAAGCCTCATTATGTTGCAACAAAGGCACATCTTTCTCATGCTAACCAATGGAACATTCTTCAGCAAAACCAAAGAACTGTTTTTCAGGATGATATAAGCATTAATCATGCACAGAAACTGATGGAACTGAAGCATGCACTACTTAGTGAAAATAATAATTCACTGCAAGGAATGCAAATGATTGATGCAATGCAGCGTCTAAATGTTGATTACCACTTTCAAGAGGAAATTCATTCATTCTTACAGAGGGACTATGTCGTCATTTCCACCACTTTTGGTCATGGGGGTGCCTTTGCCCACCATCATCTTCATCACCTTGCTCTCTCCTTTCGTCTCTTCAGACAACAAGGTCACTTTGTGCCTCCAG AGGTGTTTGAAAAGTTCAGAGACAAGGAAGGAAAATTCAGGCAAGAACTATtagtaggaggaggaggagacaTCGTGAAGGGAATGATGGAATTATATGAAGCCTCACAAATAAGCATAAAGGGAGAAGACATGCTAGATGAAGCTGGAGAATTCAGTTGCAAGTTCTTGAAGGAAAGGTTGGCTTACCttgacaatgatgatgatgaagccaAGTTTGTGAGGAGCACTATTGAAAACCCTTTCCACAAAAGCTTGCCAATGTTCACTGCCAGAGATTTCTTAAGAAATTTTCATGGTggcatgaataataataataatgaatggTTTGGTTCCTTAAAAGCACTTGCAAAGATGGATTTCACTTTGTTGCAACGCTTACACCAGCAGGAAATCATTCAAATCTCTAA ATGGTGGACAAAACTTGGTTTACCCAATGAGTTACAGTATGCAAGAAATCAACCATTGAAATGGTACATTTGGTCGTTGGCATGCCTCTCAGATCCTAATTTCTCAGAAGAGAGGATTGATCTAACTAAATCAATCtctttcatatacataatagaTGACATTTTCGATGTGTATGGGACTTTAGATGAACTCACTCTTTTCACTGATGTTGTTTCTAG ATGGGATGTTACAGTTGCTGATGAGTTACCAGATTACATGAGAATATGCTTTAGGGTCCTCTATGATCTTACTAATGAAATCAGCTTCAAGATCTACCAAAAACATGGATGGGATGCCAACAATTTTCTTAGAAACGca TGGAAGAGATTGTGcaaagccttcttagttgaagcAAAATGGTTTGCTTCAGGGAAGAGTCCAAGTTCTGAAGAGTACTTGAAAAATGGAATAATAAGCTGTGGGGTGCATATTGTGCTGGTTCACATTTTCTTTATGTTGGGTGAAGGATTGAGCAGTGAAAATGTTAAAATCATAGACGGAATCCCAGATATAATTTCTTCTTCGGCAACTATTCTTCGGCTTTGGGATGATTTGGGAAATGCTGAG GATGAGAATCAAGAGGGCAATGATGGGTCATACGTGGATTGTTTATTGATGGAACAGAAAGGGTTGGCAAGGAAAGAAGCAAGAGAGGAAGTTATGAATATGATCAATGATGCATGGAAGAGGCTCAACCAAGAGTGCTTCTTTGAGAACACATTCCCTAAGCCATTCACTAAGGCCTCTCTCAATCTTGCAAGGATGGTTCCTTTGATGTATACTTATGACAACCACCACTCCCTTCCCATGCTTGAGCCTCAAGTCAAGTCTTTGCTTTATGacaattctctttttctttaa